From one Diprion similis isolate iyDipSimi1 chromosome 7, iyDipSimi1.1, whole genome shotgun sequence genomic stretch:
- the LOC124408087 gene encoding serine-enriched protein isoform X3, whose product MPEASGSGLGLGRGLGMIGAMDSLLDEPDYSTFENKSGLAEDMKFLASMPELCDVTFLVGDTREPVCAVKAVLAARSRVFHKMLYQAPSPQRKKDPPPRENKIRLFLKRSSEPLLNLQNATQQRSGFAQQLAPIQEPQSNQHHTLIIEEFEPDVFRQLIEYIHTGCVTLQPRTLLGVMNAADYYGLDELRRACAGFVQCCITVDTVCALLASAERYIQYKCTKSLVQKVLEFVDKHGNEVLNLGSFTLLPQHVVRLILAREELVAEEFTKFQAALMWSKKYFDSNQNTPLKDVIGNFLVYIQFQKIPANVLMREVHPLGLVPDNIIMNALAYQTQPVSTPGNSPHTE is encoded by the exons ATGCCCGAGGCGTCGGGATCAGGCCTCGGCCTCGGCCGTGGCCTTGGGATGATAGGCGCGATGGATTCGCTGCTGGACGAGCCGGACTATTCAACCTTCGAGAACAAGAGCGGACTGGCTGAGGACATGAAGTTCCTGGCGAGCATGCCCGAGCTCTGTGACGTGACCTTCCTCGTCGGCGACACCCGGGAGCCGGTCTGCGCGGTCAAGGCAGTCTTGGCGGCTCGTAGCAG GGTCTTCCACAAGATGCTTTACCAGGCACCCAGCCCGCAACGCAAGAAGGATCCGCCACCCCGGGAAAACAAGATTCGTCTGTTCCTGAAACGGAGCTCGGAGCCACTGCTCAATCTCCAGAACGCCACTCAACAG CGATCAGGCTTCGCGCAGCAGCTGGCCCCCATTCAAGAG CCACAGTCGAACCAACATCATACTCTGATCATAGAGGAGTTCGAACCCGACGTCTTTCGCCAGCTCATCGAGTATATCCACACCGGCTGCGTGACTCTTCAACCGAGAACTCTGCTAG GCGTGATGAATGCTGCCGATTACTACGGACTTGACGAACTCAGGAGAGCTTGCGCCGGTTTCGTTCAGTGCTGCATAACGGTCGACACAGTCTGCGCTCTTTTGGCATCGGCGGAACGGTACATTCAGTACAAGTGCACGAAATCGCTGGTGCAGAAG GTCCTGGAGTTCGTCGACAAGCATGGAAACGAGGTGTTAAATCTGGGCTCGTTCACCCTTCTGCCTCAGCACGTGGTCCGGTTGATACTTGCTAGGGAAGAACTCGTCGCCGAAGAGTTCACCAAGTTTCAA GCCGCCCTGATGTGGAGCAAGAAGTATTTCGACAGCAACCAGAACACGCCGCTGAAGGACGTGATCGGCAACTTCCTGGTCTACATACAGTTCCAAAAAATACCGGCAAACGTCCTGATGCGGGAGGTTCACCCGCTGGGTCTCGTGCCCGACAACATAATCATGAACGCATTGGCCTATCAG ACCCAACCAGTGTCGACCCCGGGAAACTCTCCCCACACAGAGTGA
- the LOC124408087 gene encoding serine-enriched protein isoform X1 produces MPEASGSGLGLGRGLGMIGAMDSLLDEPDYSTFENKSGLAEDMKFLASMPELCDVTFLVGDTREPVCAVKAVLAARSRVFHKMLYQAPSPQRKKDPPPRENKIRLFLKRSSEPLLNLQNATQQRSGFAQQLAPIQEPQSNQHHTLIIEEFEPDVFRQLIEYIHTGCVTLQPRTLLGVMNAADYYGLDELRRACAGFVQCCITVDTVCALLASAERYIQYKCTKSLVQKVLEFVDKHGNEVLNLGSFTLLPQHVVRLILAREELVAEEFTKFQAALMWSKKYFDSNQNTPLKDVIGNFLVYIQFQKIPANVLMREVHPLGLVPDNIIMNALAYQADPTSVDPGKLSPHRVRRQGRSMSVQSSLDPYGSNTTLSSSGSDVGSDQKQNSGSN; encoded by the exons ATGCCCGAGGCGTCGGGATCAGGCCTCGGCCTCGGCCGTGGCCTTGGGATGATAGGCGCGATGGATTCGCTGCTGGACGAGCCGGACTATTCAACCTTCGAGAACAAGAGCGGACTGGCTGAGGACATGAAGTTCCTGGCGAGCATGCCCGAGCTCTGTGACGTGACCTTCCTCGTCGGCGACACCCGGGAGCCGGTCTGCGCGGTCAAGGCAGTCTTGGCGGCTCGTAGCAG GGTCTTCCACAAGATGCTTTACCAGGCACCCAGCCCGCAACGCAAGAAGGATCCGCCACCCCGGGAAAACAAGATTCGTCTGTTCCTGAAACGGAGCTCGGAGCCACTGCTCAATCTCCAGAACGCCACTCAACAG CGATCAGGCTTCGCGCAGCAGCTGGCCCCCATTCAAGAG CCACAGTCGAACCAACATCATACTCTGATCATAGAGGAGTTCGAACCCGACGTCTTTCGCCAGCTCATCGAGTATATCCACACCGGCTGCGTGACTCTTCAACCGAGAACTCTGCTAG GCGTGATGAATGCTGCCGATTACTACGGACTTGACGAACTCAGGAGAGCTTGCGCCGGTTTCGTTCAGTGCTGCATAACGGTCGACACAGTCTGCGCTCTTTTGGCATCGGCGGAACGGTACATTCAGTACAAGTGCACGAAATCGCTGGTGCAGAAG GTCCTGGAGTTCGTCGACAAGCATGGAAACGAGGTGTTAAATCTGGGCTCGTTCACCCTTCTGCCTCAGCACGTGGTCCGGTTGATACTTGCTAGGGAAGAACTCGTCGCCGAAGAGTTCACCAAGTTTCAA GCCGCCCTGATGTGGAGCAAGAAGTATTTCGACAGCAACCAGAACACGCCGCTGAAGGACGTGATCGGCAACTTCCTGGTCTACATACAGTTCCAAAAAATACCGGCAAACGTCCTGATGCGGGAGGTTCACCCGCTGGGTCTCGTGCCCGACAACATAATCATGAACGCATTGGCCTATCAG GCAGACCCAACCAGTGTCGACCCCGGGAAACTCTCCCCACACAGAGTGAGGCGTCAGGGACGCAGTATGTCGGTGCAGTCGTCGCTGGACCCTTATGGCAGCAACACGACCCTGAGCTCAAGCGGAAGTGACGTCGGTTCGGACCAGAAACAAAACTCGGGTAGCAACTAA
- the LOC124408087 gene encoding serine-enriched protein isoform X2, protein MPEASGSGLGLGRGLGMIGAMDSLLDEPDYSTFENKSGLAEDMKFLASMPELCDVTFLVGDTREPVCAVKAVLAARSRVFHKMLYQAPSPQRKKDPPPRENKIRLFLKRSSEPLLNLQNATQQPQSNQHHTLIIEEFEPDVFRQLIEYIHTGCVTLQPRTLLGVMNAADYYGLDELRRACAGFVQCCITVDTVCALLASAERYIQYKCTKSLVQKVLEFVDKHGNEVLNLGSFTLLPQHVVRLILAREELVAEEFTKFQAALMWSKKYFDSNQNTPLKDVIGNFLVYIQFQKIPANVLMREVHPLGLVPDNIIMNALAYQADPTSVDPGKLSPHRVRRQGRSMSVQSSLDPYGSNTTLSSSGSDVGSDQKQNSGSN, encoded by the exons ATGCCCGAGGCGTCGGGATCAGGCCTCGGCCTCGGCCGTGGCCTTGGGATGATAGGCGCGATGGATTCGCTGCTGGACGAGCCGGACTATTCAACCTTCGAGAACAAGAGCGGACTGGCTGAGGACATGAAGTTCCTGGCGAGCATGCCCGAGCTCTGTGACGTGACCTTCCTCGTCGGCGACACCCGGGAGCCGGTCTGCGCGGTCAAGGCAGTCTTGGCGGCTCGTAGCAG GGTCTTCCACAAGATGCTTTACCAGGCACCCAGCCCGCAACGCAAGAAGGATCCGCCACCCCGGGAAAACAAGATTCGTCTGTTCCTGAAACGGAGCTCGGAGCCACTGCTCAATCTCCAGAACGCCACTCAACAG CCACAGTCGAACCAACATCATACTCTGATCATAGAGGAGTTCGAACCCGACGTCTTTCGCCAGCTCATCGAGTATATCCACACCGGCTGCGTGACTCTTCAACCGAGAACTCTGCTAG GCGTGATGAATGCTGCCGATTACTACGGACTTGACGAACTCAGGAGAGCTTGCGCCGGTTTCGTTCAGTGCTGCATAACGGTCGACACAGTCTGCGCTCTTTTGGCATCGGCGGAACGGTACATTCAGTACAAGTGCACGAAATCGCTGGTGCAGAAG GTCCTGGAGTTCGTCGACAAGCATGGAAACGAGGTGTTAAATCTGGGCTCGTTCACCCTTCTGCCTCAGCACGTGGTCCGGTTGATACTTGCTAGGGAAGAACTCGTCGCCGAAGAGTTCACCAAGTTTCAA GCCGCCCTGATGTGGAGCAAGAAGTATTTCGACAGCAACCAGAACACGCCGCTGAAGGACGTGATCGGCAACTTCCTGGTCTACATACAGTTCCAAAAAATACCGGCAAACGTCCTGATGCGGGAGGTTCACCCGCTGGGTCTCGTGCCCGACAACATAATCATGAACGCATTGGCCTATCAG GCAGACCCAACCAGTGTCGACCCCGGGAAACTCTCCCCACACAGAGTGAGGCGTCAGGGACGCAGTATGTCGGTGCAGTCGTCGCTGGACCCTTATGGCAGCAACACGACCCTGAGCTCAAGCGGAAGTGACGTCGGTTCGGACCAGAAACAAAACTCGGGTAGCAACTAA